Proteins co-encoded in one Brassica rapa cultivar Chiifu-401-42 chromosome A02, CAAS_Brap_v3.01, whole genome shotgun sequence genomic window:
- the LOC117131977 gene encoding uncharacterized protein LOC117131977, which yields MNFGIKMDYWKSHRTLIVARDLVENGYEELPSYLHKIRMENPGTLARLEVDANNRFKYLFLAFSASITVIPFMRKVVVVVGTFLQGKYKGTLLIATSQDGNFQIFPITFAVVDTENDESWTWFFRQLSRVIPDDEGLALISDRHKSIRKTISMVYPLASTGICTYHLYKNILLRYRGRDLFGLVKKAVYSFRLADFEASFETIKGLNPDLRAYLELADVCKWARAHFRGDRYNSLTIT from the coding sequence TTATAGTTGCTAGAGATCTCGTAGAGAATGGATATGAGGAGTTACCTTCTTACCTGCACAAGATTAGAATGGAAAATCCTGGGACTTTAGCTCGACTGGAAGTTGATGCAAACAATAGATTTAAGTACTTATTCCTTGCATTCAGCGCTAGCATTACTGTCATCCCATTTATGAGAAAGGTTGTGGTGGTTGTTGGTACTTTCTTGCAAGGAAAATACAAAGGAACGCTTCTCATTGCAACATCACAGGATGGTAATTTTCAGATATTTCCGATAACATTTGCTGTGGTTGACACAGAGAATGATGAATCATGGACATGGTTCTTTCGTCAACTCAGCCGTGTGATACCCGATGATGAAGGATTGGCATTAATTTCTGACAGGCACAAGTCAATAAGGAAGACAATTTCAATGGTCTATCCATTGGCTAGCACGGGAATTTGCACGTACCACTTATATAAGAACATCTTGTTACGGTACAGAGGACGTGATCTGTTTGGTTTGGTCAAAAAAGCTGTGTACTCTTTTAGGTTAGCTGACTTTGAAGCAAGCTTCGAGACGATTAAAGGGTTAAATCCAGATTTACGTGCATATTTGGAACTTGCTGATGTGTGTAAGTGGGCTCGAGCGCATTTTAGAGGTGATAGATATAACAGCCTTACAATAACATAG
- the LOC103848261 gene encoding uncharacterized protein LOC103848261 has translation MNHSCYLSNIQTVREELGEDVWSELRESTIGVIVKLKELHYIWYAKVVHHFLANQLATESSHEIWSLIDDFMPLCFSLYEFGDNTGLNCDPFDKHDVRDVDHQEFWLEMNVPTSDGPILLELQAIFPICRNWPREKRVMIGLLCLLSIGIFGISSNIRIPLHCAKRVMDTAAFQRYLWCRVGFRSLVESIKVLTYEAKKSYTLHGCVHALLIWIYEFVPGLGKIYGNRIEGADVPLLSWGRNLVRVRHMIMKPVEDIYRKWDNDKIYTDLDNMIKDILNGQLNEKFLDAMPTTKCEKRKYGVAASVAAHNIAINGLAELLKILTARVEGINVSVADKVTKALDATIDCKVEARLRVYDSDLRKQIAKLEAQINDSKNNASVNIAPDVTTSKAYEDEDDGTCSNDLKKINSQDGLPVDCVVKKEKKDKKMMDSTQNLTNKEVIKTEKKAGIALRRLKQEKAFAIPQLNDESISSKDLENHLQWEKSHIAAAMLMFHRLSRQEQSLYSSSRIAFLSHWFVNSWVNDYKNWDQNMTELSEMYIKAYNGEHPTYFVTSNKWNADVHDLFLCHHVNGDHWVPLRIDLQKAKIHVYDSICIHVSDKEMKEACRPFMRMISALLNKMMPAKTTKKSEKQFAYIRHKKIPQNEDPGDCGVYSLMYIESLALGRNFDGLNDQIITPLRSKLAAYIYEEVTKTIE, from the exons ATGAATCATAGTTGTTATCTCTCCAACATTCAAACTGTGAGAGAAGAACTTGGGGAAGATGTTTGGTCTGAGTTGAGGGAATCAACTATTGGAGTGATTGTGAAGCTGAAAGAGCTGCATTATATTTGGTATGCGAAAGTTGTTCACCATTTCCTTGCCAATCAATTAGCAACTGAGAGCAGTCATGAGATTTGGTCTTTGATAGATGATTTTATGCCATTGTGTTTCTCTTTGTATGAGTTTGGAGATAATACAGGTCTGAATTGTGATCCTTTCGACAAGCATGACGTTCGGGATGTGGATCATCAAGAGTTTTGGCTCGAGATGAACGTTCCGACATCAGATGGACCTATATTGCTTGAGTTACAAGCCATATTCCCGATTTGCAGAAACTGGCCTCGAGAGAAGCGAGTGATGATTGGTTTGTTGTGTCTGCTATCCATTGGCATTTTTGGCATTTCAAGCAACATCAGAATTCCTTTGCATTGTGCTAAAAGGGTGATGGACACTGCAGCTTTCCAGCGATATCTATGGTGTCGTGTTGGATTTAGAAGCCTTGTTGAGTCCATTAAAGTACTCACATATGAAGCAAAGAAAAGTTACACACTTCACGGCTGTGTTCATGCGCTCTTAATATGGATTTATGAGTTTGTCCCTGGTTTAGGAAAAATATATGGGAATCGGATTGAGGGAGCTGATGTTCCTCTTCTGTCATGGGGGAGGAATCTC GTTCGTGTAAGGCATATGATTATGAAGCCAGTGGAGGATATATATCGGAAGTGGGACAATGATAAAATCTATACTGATCTGGACAACATGATAAAAGACATCCTTAATGGTCAGCTAAATGAGAAGTTTTTGGATGCAATGCCAACTACCAAATGCGAGAAGAGAAAATATGGTGTTGCTGCATCT GTTGCAGCTCACAACATTGCCATAAATGGGTTAGCTGAGTTGCTTAAAATTCTCACTGCCAGAGTAGAAGGCATCAATGTTAGTGTAGCTGACAAGGTTACTAAAGCATTAGATGCTACTATTGACTGTAAGGTGGAAGCTAGACTGCGAGTATATGATTCTGACTTACGGAAGCAGATTGCAAAATTGGAGGCACAAATAAATGATAGTAAAAACAACGCTAGTGTGAACATTGCTCCTGATGTCACCACCTCCAAGGCgtatgaggatgaggatgatgGTACTTGTAGCAATGACTTG AAGAAAATCAATTCACAAGATGGATTGCcagttgattgtgttgtgaagaaggagaaaaaagataaaaagatGATGGATAGCACACAGAATCTTACGAACAAGGAGGTGATAAAGACTGAGAAGAAAGCTGGAATTGCACTAAGAAGATTGAAGCAAGAGAAGGCCTTTGCGATCCCACAACTAAATGATGAATCCATATCGTCAAAAGATTTGGAAAATCATCTACAGTGGGAGAAGAGT CACATTGCAGCAGCAATGCTTATGTTTCACAGACTGTCCAGGCAAGAACAATCTCTGTATTCCTCTTCTCGAATTGCATTTCTGTCTCACTGGTTTGTGAACTCATGGGTGAACGACTACAAGAACTGGGACCAGAACATGACTGAGTTGTCAGAAATGTACATCAAGGCTTATAATGGAGAACACCCGACTTATTTTGTCACAAGTAATAAGTGGAATGCTGACGTCCACGATCTTTTCCTCTGCCACCATGTTAACGGAGATCACTGGGTTCCTCTACGCATCGATCTGCAGAAGGCGAAAATTCATGTCTATGATAGTATTTGCATACATGTGAGTGATAAGGAGATGAAAGAGGCTTGTCGGCCTTTCATGAGAATGATATCCGCATTGCTTAACAAAATGATGCCTGCTAAAACGACAAAGAAAAGTGAAAAACAGTTCGCTTATATTAGGCACAAGAAGATCCCCCAAAATGAAGACCCGGGAGATTGCGGTGTGTACTCTTTGATGTACATCGAATCTCTAGCTCTTGGACGTAACTTTGATGGCTTGAATGATCAGATTATAACACCATTGCGATCAAAGTTGGCGGCATATATCTATGAGGAGGTGACTAAGACAATCgaataa
- the LOC103848256 gene encoding E3 ubiquitin-protein ligase WAV3: MGTGWRRAFCTTASRKSDAVAPDLDKQQAGYTLNSNPSPRSCVKLAFLSGGSNSSTPRTNYSPSLGCRTTDAENPVPTAEQIPTPRSATKSPRLSLKARSNPSSPRLKLSLFRNSFKFRSNCGICLNSVKTGQGTAKYTAECSHVFHFPCVTDYVSKHGKLVCPVCNSLWKDASLLTLHGNGIEPPLENAVSIEEKRVVAVATSPIAKPMPKQSHNYDDDEPLLSPRFVTIPEANENCRCEEETDVAQFKGFVVDPSPSFAVKSHEIPATGRDFGNVQVSLLPESAVVSVGCGYETRAVALRVKAPPPLGTRGRRLLDPSQRAPVDLVVVVDVGGTMNGAKLQMVKRAMRVVISSLSSADRLSIVSASSKRLLPLKRMTENGKRSAGVVVDGLLCCQSSKISDGLEKAARVLEDRRERNPIASIVLLKDGQPISSRANTNQRSTITHVGLTRFAHIEIPVTEYGFGESGGCSHAPVEEAFAKCLGGFLSVVVQDLRIQFRVGSGSGPCEIAAIYLCNGQPTLVSSGSGSVRLGDLYAGEEREVLVELRIPSTASMVHQVLSVRGLYKDPSTQEVVYGRDQSLRVPQAVRSSSPSIERLRCLFIMTRAVAESRRLVEYGECTSAHHLLTSAHALLGQSRMAEAADYTKVVEAELVEVQWRRQQLMEYESQPQQQHIQQRRGSERDTTMILVDENGEPLTPASAWRAAEKFAKVAMMKKSDLHGFENARF, translated from the exons ATGGGTACGGGATGGCGGCGAGCCTTTTGCACCACCGCCTCTAGAAAGAGTGACGCGGTGGCCCCAGATCTTGACAAGCAACAAGCGGGCTACACTCTCAACTCCAACCCTAGCCCAAGAAGCTGCGTGAAGCTCGCTTTTCTCTCCGGAGGAAGTAATTCGTCGACTCCCCGTACAAATTATAGTCCAAGCCTGGGCTGTCGGACAACGGATGCCGAGAATCCTGTTCCCACCGCGGAGCAAATCCCGACACCAAGATCGGCAACAAAGAGCCCCAGACTATCTTTGAAGGCCAGGTCAAACCCTTCGTCTCCTCGGTTAAAGCTTTCTCTGTTCCGCAACAGCTTCAAATTCCGA AGTAATTGTGGAATTTGTTTGAACAGCGTGAAAACAGGGCAAGGGACGGCAAAATATACGGCAGAGTGTTCGCATGTGTTTCATTTCCCTTGTGTCACCGATTACGTCAGCAAACACGGCAAGCTTGTTTGCCCTGTTTGTAACTCCCTTTGGAAAGACGCTTCTCTTCTTACTCTTCATGGGAATGGAATTGAACCTCCCTTGGAAAACGCCGTTTCCATTGAGGAGAAGCGTGTTGTCGCCGTCGCAACTTCTCCTATAGCAAAGCCCATGCCAAAGCAGTCTCACAATTACGATGATGACGAGCCTTTGCTTTCGCCACGGTTTGTCACCATACCTGAAGCCAATGAGAATTGCAGATGTGAAGAGGAGACTGATGTGGCTCAGTTCAAGGGATTCGTGGTAGACCCTAGCCCTTCCTTTGCCGTCAAATCTCATGAGATCCCGGCCACGGGTCGAGATTTTGGAAATGTGCAGGTGAGCTTGTTACCTGAATCTGCCGTTGTGTCTGTTGGGTGTGGTTACGAGACCCGTGCAGTGGCTCTGCGAGTGAAGGCACCACCGCCTCTAGGTACAAGAGGGCGCAGGCTTTTAGATCCGTCTCAACGTGCGCCGGTGGATCTGGTTGTTGTAGTTGATGTAGGTGGAACCATGAACGGTGCAAAACTCCAGATGGTCAAACGAGCCATGCGGGTTGTGATTTCCTCGCTCAGCTCTGCTGATCGGCTCTCTATTGTCTCTGCTTCCTCGAAGAGACTCCTCCCACTTAAGAGAATGACAGAGAATGGAAAACGCTCCGCTGGAGTGGTGGTGGATGGGCTCCTTTGCTGTCAAAGTTCTAAGATAAGTGATGGTTTGGAAAAAGCGGCAAGAGTGCTGGAGGATCGTAGGGAGAGAAACCCAATTGCTAGCATCGTACTCCTAAAGGACGGTCAGCCAATTTCCAGTAGAGCCAACACAAATCAACGGTCCACAATAACCCATGTGGGGTTAACACGCTTTGCTCACATAGAGATCCCTGTTACTGAATATGGCTTTGGAGAGAGTGGTGGGTGCAGCCATGCTCCTGTCGAAGAGGCTTTCGCGAAATGCCTAGGAGGATTTCTTAGCGTGGTGGTTCAAGATCTAAGGATCCAATTTCGAGTTGGATCAGGATCTGGACCATGTGAAATCGCAGCCATTTATTTATGCAATGGACAACCCACTTTGGTGAGCTCTGGTTCTGGATCAGTCCGGCTCGGGGACCTATACGCAGGCGAAGAAAGAGAGGTTTTAGTGGAGCTTAGGATCCCATCAACGGCAAGCATGGTCCACCAAGTTCTATCAGTTAGAGGTCTCTATAAGGACCCTTCGACGCAGGAAGTTGTATACGGACGTGACCAATCACTCCGCGTTCCCCAAGCCGTAAGATCATCTTCTCCCAGTATCGAACGCTTGAGGTGCCTTTTCATAATGACACGGGCAGTTGCCGAGTCTCGAAGGCTGGTAGAGTATGGGGAATGCACAAGCGCACACCACTTGTTAACGTCAGCGCATGCTTTGCTTGGGCAATCAAGAATGGCGGAGGCAGCGGACTATACCAAGGTAGTAGAGGCAGAGTTGGTGGAAGTTCAGTGGAGGAGGCAACAGCTGATGGAATATGAGAGTCAGCCCCAACAACAACATATTCAACAGCGGAGAGGAAGCGAAAGAGACACAACGATGATTTTAGTGGACGAAAACGGTGAGCCGTTGACTCCCGCGTCGGCATGGAGAGCAGCTGAGAAGTTTGCTAAGGTGGCTATGATGAAGAAGAGCGACTTGCACGGCTTCGAAAATGCTAGATTTTAA